A window of the Brassica napus cultivar Da-Ae chromosome A2, Da-Ae, whole genome shotgun sequence genome harbors these coding sequences:
- the BNAA02G11560D gene encoding uncharacterized protein BNAA02G11560D, whose product MQESQYNKKSSLKLLDRLFVPFIVVVVGVIVFVSPFWLQVSPRFFISTISRVITYMSSPKVLFLLTNIIVIILIRESMFSRSTSVLPTSELRKECITVRNNSCDLWSCANMKMGIGCQQLTKENMDRPRHEDGKRRKLSPMQMDSLHQRADDLIARVNRRRRLETGILHSHIDHSRMS is encoded by the coding sequence ATGCAAGAGTCCCAATATAACAAGAAGTCATCTCTTAAGTTGCTCGACCGCCTATTCGTGCCGTTTATTGTAGTTGTTGTTGGTGTTATAGTTTTTGTTAGCCCGTTTTGGCTTCAAGTTTCTCCCAGATTTTTCATATCAACTATCTCTAGAGTGATTACTTACATGTCATCCCCCAAGGTCTTATTCCTTCTCACAAATATCATCGTAATCATCCTCATTAGAGAATCAATGTTTTCTAGATCAACATCTGTTCTTCCAACTAGCGAGTTACGCAAAGAGTGCATAACTGTGAGAAACAATTCTTGTGACTTGTGGTCTTGTGCAAACATGAAGATGGGAATCGGATGTCAACAGCTAACAAAAGAGAATATGGATAGACCGAGACACGAAGATGGTAAAAGGCGTAAGCTTAGTCCGATGCAGATGGATTCACTACACCAGAGAGCTGATGATCTGATCGCTCGTGTGAACAGACGGAGGAGGCTTGAAACTGGGATTTTACATAGCCACATAGACCATAGCCGTATGTCATAA